The Solanum pennellii chromosome 11, SPENNV200 genome contains a region encoding:
- the LOC107004646 gene encoding THO complex subunit 4D, with the protein MASLDMTLDDMIKSRRNTERGGRGQGRARRGRGAGGSFRGGSFRGGRTTGAPRRGPLGVNARPSAYTIAKTFRRTKNLPWQNGLFEDSLRAAGLSSVLESGTKLYVSNLDVGVTNEDIRELFSEMGELVRFAIHYDKNGRPSGAAEVVFARRSDAFQALKRYNNVQLDGKPMKIEIVGSNPEIPLSARVNVVGGTNRRRTVVMASGGPARGRGAATSRGSSQRGRGGLRNAPRRGRGGGGGRGLGRGRGRGGRGSSRGADKSAEDLDKELDSYHANADAMQT; encoded by the exons ATGGCTTCACTGGATATGACCCTGGATGATATGATAAAAAGTCGGAGAAATACCGAGAGGGGTGGTAGGGGTCAAGGCAGGGCCCGACGTGGAAGAGGGGCAGGGGGGTCATTTAGAGGTGGATCATTTAGAGGTGGAAGGACAACAGGAGCTCCTCGTAGAGGGCCACTTGGCGTGAATGCTCGGCCATCAGCCTACACCATTGCCAAG ACTTTCCGCAGAACCAAGAATTTGCCATGGCAGAATGGTTTGTTTGAAGATAGCCTTAGAGCTGCAGGACTGTCATCAGTATTGGAGAGTGGCACAAAGTTATATGTTTCTAATTTAGACGTTGGAGTGACTAATGAAGATATAAGG GAACTCTTTTCGGAGATGGGAGAACTAGTACGATTTGCAATCCACTATGACAAAAATGGACGTCCAAGT GGCGCTGCTGAGGTGGTCTTTGCCAGAAGAAGTGATGCATTCCAAGCTCTTAAGAGATATAACAATGTACAGTTGGATGGGAAGCCTATGAAGATTGAAATAGTTGGTTCCAACCCAGAAATTCCTTTGTCAGCTCGTGTAAATGTAGTTGGAGGAACCAACCGGAGGAGGACTGTTGTCATGGC GTCGGGTGGTCCAGCTCGTGGAAGAGGAGCTGCTACTAGTCGTGGTTCTAG TCAAAGGGGCCGTGGTGGTTTGAGGAATGCACCTAGACGTGGTCGAGGTGGTGGTGGCGGTCGTGGTTTGGGTAGAGGTCGTGGCCGCGGTGGTAGGGGAAGTAGCAGGGGCGCTGATAAGTCAGCTGAGGATCTTGACAAGGAACTGGACAGCTACCACGCCAACGCTGACGCCATGCAAACTTAG
- the LOC107003048 gene encoding DNA repair protein RAD4 — translation MRTRNQAKRQNQSTANEDSLKHYGEIESQSGCKDEASGNETLANISRGAVGKLLKRVNKSRGSRGLKTDDSYLRKQDTIGEPENGSSEAEKQLTGTTVVRTTLDAKCCTTDVLQNVPSEVEHGSTDVQCQSIEREDELDGIDWEDGPVDTLKSESNVNEDTINGVTVEFDAPPDPSKQKTVRRATAQEKELAELVHKVNLLCLLARGRFVDSACNDPLIQASLLSLLPAHLLKLTDAPKLTAKALAPLVNWIHSHFRVRGANDMEKPFHSALASTLESQEGTPEEVAALSVALFRALNLTTRFVSILDVASLKPEIEKSYPSGKGPSKAGSGIFSSSTLMVAGPKCSPLSPAKSMAYGKHNVSDKTPTSAGQATNDKSRETITDKSNKRMSASTSDAQGDSNDACIKKKERPKRKGDLEFEMQLEMALSTTAVEIARNTMISDVKDVGSTSSNVSPFKKKKIKAEECSTSSHGISIAVGSKKVGAPLYWAEVYCSGENLTGKWVHVDVVNAITDGEQNVEAAAAACKLPLRYVVAFAGNGAKDVTRRYCTKWYKIASERVNSIWWDAVLAPLKELESVATSDVVHFAQGATRSSLEDMELETRELTEPLPTNQQAYRSHHLYIIERWLNKNQILYPKGPVLGFCSGHPVYPRSCVRTLQRKERWLREGLQVKANEIPAKVLKRSGKQNKGHDVEDDDYGDGDCEGTVALYGQWQTEPLFLPPAVNGIVPKNERGQVDVWSEKCLPPGTVHLRLPRLVPIAKRLQIDFSPAMVGFEFRNGRSLPVYEGIVVCTEFKDAILEAYAEEEVRREAKERRRTEAEALSRWYQLLSSLITRQRLHNCYVDGASSQSAVNIATFNDKSSLLAGGSENTRSAHQEKSEIAISNSPSFVLAENHEHVFLVEDQTVDEESSTRTKRCRCGFSVQYEEL, via the exons ATGCGAACCAGAAATCAGGCAAAGCGACAGAATCAATCAACTG CAAATGAAGACTCTTTGAAACACTATGGTGAGATAGAGAGCCAAAGCGGCTGCAAAGACGAAGCCAGTGGCAATG AAACTCTGGCAAACATATCTCGAGGTGCAGTGGGGAAACTTCTGAAACGAGTCAACAAGTCACGTGGCTCTCGGGGTCTGAAAACAGATGATAGTTACCTACGCAAACAGGATACCATCGGCGAG CCAGAGAATGGATCAAGTGAGGCAGAAAAGCAGCTTACTGGTACTACAGTTGTAAGGACTACATTAGATGCTAAATGCTGCACTACAGATGTGTTACAAAATGTGCCATCGGAAGTGGAACATGGAAGTACAGATGTTCAGTGTCAGAGTATTGAGAGGGAAGATGAACTTGATGGTATTGATTGGGAAGATGGGCCAGTTGATACTTTGAAGTCTGAAAGCAATGTTAATGAAGATACAATCAATGGTGTGACTGTTGAGTTTGATGCTCCGCCTGATCCTAGTAAACAGAAGACAGTACGCCGAGCAACTGCACAAGAAAAG GAATTGGCTGAGCTTGTGCATAAGGTTAACTTGCTTTGTTTACTAGCAAGGGGCAGGTTTGTAGATAGCGCTTGCAATGATCCTCTTATCCAG GCTTCGTTACTTTCACTGCTGCCCGCACATCTGCTGAAGTTGACCGATGCTCCAAAACTTACTGCAAAGGCACTAGCTCCTCTTGTCAATTGG ATCCATAGTCATTTCCGTGTTAGAGGTGCAAATGATATGGAGAAGCCATTTCATTCAGCTTTGGCATCAACTCTCGAGTCCCAGGAAGGGACCCCAGAAGAG GTTGCTGCATTATCTGTGGCCCTGTTTAGGGCCTTGAATCTTACGACCAG GTTCGTATCAATCTTGGATGTGGCTTCTTTGAAGCCTGAAATTGAGAAATCATATCCCTCTGGTAAAGGCCCTAGTAAGGCTGGTAGCGGGATATTTAGCTCTTCAACATTGATGGTGGCTGGACCAAAGTGTTCTCCTCTCTCTCCTGCTAAATCTATGGCTTATGGGAAGCACAATGTTTCTGATAAGACTCCAACATCTGCTGGCCAAGCTACCAATGACAAGTCTAGAGAAACTATTACAGATAAGTCTAATAAAAGAATGTCAGCATCGACATCAGATGCTCAGGGTGATTCTAATGATgcatgtattaaaaaaaaagagcgGCCAAAGAGAAAAGGGGACCTTGAATTTGAGATGCAGTTGGAAATGGCTCTTTCTACGACCGCAGTTGAAATTGCTAGGAACACTATGATCTCAGATGTGAAGGATGTAGGAAGTACTTCATCAAATGTATCACctttcaaaaagaagaaaattaaagcaGAAGAGTGTTCAACTTCCTCTCATGGAATATCAATTGCTGTTGGATCTAAGAAAGTAGGGGCACCTCTATACTGGGCAGAGGTCTACTGCAGTGGTGAGAACCTGACTGGGAAGTGGGTGCATGTTGATGTTGTAAATGCAATCACTGATGGAGAGCAAAATGTGGAAGCTGCAGCAGCTGCATGCAAGTTGCCTTTAAGATATGTTGTTGCTTTTGCTGGAAATGGAGCTAAAGATGTGACACGCAG GTACTGTACAAAGTGGTACAAGATAGCATCTGAACGAGTCAACTCAATTTGGTGGGATGCAGTATTGGCACCATTAAAGGAGTTGGAGTCGGTTGCCACCAGTGATGTAGTTCATTTTGCACAAGGAG CAACCAGGAGCTCTCTCGAAGACATGGAGTTGGAAACAAGGGAACTGACTGAACCTCTTCCAACAAATCAACAG GCTTACAGAAGCCATCACCTATACATAATTGAAAGATGGCTTAACAAAAATCAGATACTCTACCCCAAAGGACCTGTATTAGGTTTTTGTTCTGGTCATCCAGTATACCCACGATCCTGTGTACGAACACTCCAAAGAAAGGAAAGATGGCTTCGCGAGGGGCTCCAAGTGAAAGCTAATGAGATACCCGCAAAg GTTCTGAAGCGTTCCGGAAAGCAGAACAAAGGACATGATGTTGAAGATGATGATTATGGCGACGGAGATTGTGAAGGAACTGTCGCTCTCTATGGACAGTGGCAAACTGAACCACTGTTTCTCCCTCCTGCAGTAAATGGCATTGTACCTAAG AATGAGCGAGGTCAAGTGGATGTCTGGTCCGAGAAGTGCCTTCCACCCGGTACAGTCCATTTGAGATTGCCAAGGTTGGTTCCTATTGCTAAAAGGCTGCAAATAGATTTTTCACCTGCTATGGTTGGATTTGAATTCCGAAATGGTCGATCTCTACCTGTTTATGAGGGGATTGTGGTGTGTACCGAGTTCAAGGATGCAATTCTTGAG GCATATGCAGAAGAAGAGGTGAGAAGAGAGGCCAAAGAGCGGAGGAGGACTGAAGCAGAAGCTCTTTCTAGGTGGTATCAGCTTCTTTCATCACTTATTACCCGACAGAGGCTGCACAATTGTTACGTAGACGGGGCATCCTCACAATCAGCAGtcaatattgcaacattcaACGATAAATCCTCCTTACTAGCTGGTGGCAGTGAGAACACGAGGAGCGCtcatcaagaaaaatctgagaTAGCCATATCTAATAGTCCATCATTTGTACTTGCAGAAAACCATGAGCATGTTTTCTTGGTAGAAGATCAGACTGTTGATGAAGAAAGTTCAACAAGGACGAAACGATGTCGTTGTGGCTTTTCAGTTCAATATGAGGAGTTGTAG
- the LOC107002979 gene encoding uncharacterized protein LOC107002979, which translates to MGSRLGRRVVNFANLPIKLLMPSSFSNITEISLKTIPSASKIEIKRVLESLYGFEVEKVQTLNMDGKKKKRGGLLIAKPDYKKAYVTLRNPLSISPDLFPIGVIQEEKKNMSKKSKSSIVEDDEPKKTHWLDEKKDGRNRSEMRFGRGRDHRSGQRSDVGRDRGGESRDVGAAPAKFPWSSMRSYAPR; encoded by the exons ATGGGGAGTAGATTGGGAAGAAGAGTTGTGAACTTCGCAAATCTTCCAATTAAACTTCTCATGCCTTCCTCTTTCTCCAACATCACTGAGATCTCCCTCAAAACCATCCCCTCTGCTTCCAAG ATTGAGATAAAAAGGGTTTTGGAGTCTCTCTACggttttgaagttgaaaaggTCCAAACCCTTAACATGGatggaaagaagaaaaagagaggtGGGCTGTTAATTGCTAAACCAGACTACAAAAAAGCTTATGTTACTCTTAGGAATCCATTATCTATATCGCCCGACCTTTTCCCTATCGGAGTGATCCAAGAGGAAAAGAAGAATATGAGCAAGAAATCTAAGTCTAGCATTGTTGAGGATGATGAACCTAAGAAGACGCATTGGCTTGACGAGAAGAAAGATGGAAGGAATCGGTCAGAGATGAGATTTGGTCGTGGCCGTGACCATCGTAGTGGACAGCGTTCAGATGTTGGCCGCGATCGTGGTGGAGAAAGTCGTGATGTTGGCGCTGCACCAGCAAAGTTTCCTTGGAGCAGTATGAGGTCATATGCTCCTAGGTAG
- the LOC107003330 gene encoding HMG-Y-related protein A-like — MATEFVNKIHPEYPQMIYEALDALQQKEGSNKSSISKYIESKYGNMNDAHSKLLTYHLDRMKQTGELIFLKNNYIKPGPDAPPKRGRGRPPKPKPILPQGTDIAAPKPRGRPKKDPNAPPTPKKPKPTNGPSDLAPVSKTGRPRGRPRKIRPQPPQNGLE; from the exons ATGGCTACTGAATTTGTCAACAAGATTCATCCTGAATACCCTcag ATGATTTATGAAGCCCTTGATGCATTGCAACAAAAAGAAGgctcaaacaagtcatcaatatcaaagtacattgaatctaagtatggaaacatgaaTGATGCACACTCAAAGTTGCTAACTTACCATTTGGATAGAATGAAACAAACTGGTGaacttattttcctaaaaaacaACTACATTAAACCTGGTCCAGATGCACCCCCTAAGCGTGGCCGCGGCCGACCACCTAAACCCAAACCTATATTGCCACAAGGAACAGATATTGCAGCTCCAAAGCCAAGAGGTCGCCCGAAAAAAGACCCCAATGCACCACCTACTCCCAAGAAACCAAAACCAACAAATGGCCCTAGTGACTTAGCACCTGTTTCGAAAACCGGAAGGCCTAGAGGTAGGCCTAGGAAGATTAGGCCACAGCCACCACAAAATGGTTTAGAGTGA